The Clostridiales bacterium FE2011 sequence CTGCAGAATATCTACGCAGATCCTGCGGACCAGAGCCTGAGCCTTGCCCTGTGCATGGCAGAAGATATGCTTCGCGGCAAAGGCGCATGGCGGATTCATGGCGGCGGATTCGCGGGAACGACGCTGAACTTTGTTCCGTTGGAAAAGGTGGAACAATTTGTAGAGACGATGAACAGTGCATTCGGGAAAGACGCATGCAGTGTGTTGAATATTCGCCCTGTCGGCACAGCAAGAATCGATTTTTAATCGATTCAATGAATACTGAAAACTGAAGACTGAAGAATGAATAATGATAGTTGGATTGACGGAATGAACACAGTGATAACAAACAGTGCGGCAGAAACCAGAGCACTGGGAAAGCGGCTGGCTGAGCAACTGAAAGCAGGAGACGTGATCCTGCTGGAGGGAGACCTGGGAGCCGGGAAAAGCGAGTTCGCCCGGGGCGTGGCAAAAGGGCTGGGAGTGACGGAGACCGTCACCAGCCCCAGCTTTACAATCCTGAACGTTTACGAGAGCGGAAAGCTGCCGCTGTATCACTTTGACTGGTACCGGCTGGAAAGCTCGGAAGAGCTGTATGAACTCGGGATGGATGAATATCTGGGAGGAAACGGGATCGCGCTGGTGGAATGGCCGGCACAGTGCCCGGACGCGGTGCCGGAGGAATGCCTACGGATCCGGATAACAGCAACAGGAGAAAACAGCCGCCAGATTGAAACGGAACCCTGCGGCGGTTTCAGGATGATTACGCTGGAATGAGGCGGGATAATGAAAATACTGGTAATTGATACATCAGGTCCTGTGTGCGGTACAGCCGTCATGGACGAAGAAAAGGTATACAGTGAGTTTACGGCTCAGAATAAAAACACTCATTCCGCCAGCCTGATGCCGATGATTGAGGCTGCGCTGAACGCGGCGGGAAAAGAAATCGGCGAGCTGGACGCCGTGGCTGCGGTGACAGGCCCCGGAAGCTTTACAGGCGTCCGCATCGGCGTGGCTACCGCAAAGGGACTGGCGCACGGGGCAGGACTGCCCTGCATTCCTGTGGACGCGCTGGAAGCGCTGAGTGAATCGGCCGGAGAATTTGACGGTATTGTGTGCCCGATCCAGGACGCGCGTGCCGGGCAGGTATACGGGGCGGCTTTCCGGAAAGGGGAAAGGCTGACCGGAGACGCACCGATGAAGCTGGAGGAATACCTGGATACAGTGGAAGCGCTGGGGGAACGTTTCCTTTTCATCGGCGACGGGGCACCTGTCCACAAGCAGGCGATTACGGCACGGCTTGGTGACAGGGCTGAGTTCGCACCTGCTTTCCGCGGTTATCTGCGTCCGTCCGCCGCCGGCTCCATTGCGCTCCGAAAGGGCGGGGAGACTGATTACCTGGGCCTGCAGGCCACATATCTGCGTCCGCCGAATGCCCAGAAAAACAAAAAGCTGCTGGAGGCCATGGGGCATGAGTGAACCGGTGATCCGTTTCATGCGGCTGAAGGACGTGGACCAGGTCGCTGAAATAGAGCAGGCCACCTTCGCGCGGCCCTGGAGCAGGGAAAGCTTCCGGCAGGAGGTGACCCGGAACGCGGTTGCCAGGTATCTGGTGGCGGAAGAGGACGGAAAAATCCTCGGTTATGCCGGGGCATGGATTATTCTCGATGAAAGCCATATTACCAACATTGCAGTGAGGGAAGAGGCAAGAGGCAGGGGAATCGGTAAAAAGCTGACAGCTGAGCTGCTTCAGGTTCTTTCCAATCTGGGTGCCTCCTATGCCACGCTGGAGGTGCGGGTGAGCAATCTCCGGGCGCAGAATCTTTACAAAAGCCTTGGATTTGTTTCTGTCGGGAAGCGGAAGCGGTATTACGAGGATAATAACGAGGATGCTTTCCTGATGGTTTGTGAACATATGCCGGAAGTGGATCCGGATTATACTGAAGAACCCTGGATTGAAAAGGAGGATGAGCAATGAGCCGTGTGTTTCTGACTGTGCTGGATGCTGTAGGTACCGGTGAAGCCCCTGATGCCGCCGATTACGGCGATGTGGGTGCCAATACGCTGGGACATGTGATTGCTGCCTGCAACCCGAAACTGCCGAACATGGCAGAGATGGGCCTCGGACGGATCCCCGGAACCGGATACGCCTGGGACGGACCTGTGAAGGGAGCCTATGGCCGGGGAAGGGAAGTCAGCAAGGGCAAGGATACGACCTCGGGACACTGGGAAATTGCCGGTGTCCAGGTCAAAACCGCTTTCCCCACATTCCCGGAAGGCTTTCCGGCATCCTTTATGGAAGCGTACGAGAAAGCTATCGGTTATAAATGCATCGGAAACAAGACGGCTTCCGGAACGGTGATCCTTGAGGAACTGGGAGAGGAACACCTGAAAAACCATACGCCGATTGTTTACACAAGCGCGGACAGCGTGTTCCAGATTGCCTGCCATGAGGAGCTTTTCCCACCGGAAAAACTCTACGAGTTCTGCCGGATTGCCCGGGAGATGCTCCAGGGTGAACTGGGAGTGGGCCGGGTGATTGCACGGCCTTTTGTCGGACAGCCCGGCAGCTTTAAACGGACCGGCAACCGCCGCGACTTTTCCCTGCCGCCCTGCGGCAGGACGCTTGCTGACGCCGTGAAGGAAGCGGGTATGGAAAGCATCGGTGTGGGCAAAATTGAGGACATCCTGGCCCACCAGGGACTGACAAAGAGCGATCATGCCGCCGGAAACCCGGCCTGCATGGACGCACTGATCCGGTTCATGAAAACCGACTTTGACGGTCTGTGCTTTACCAACCTGGTGGATACAGACTCTGTATACGGACACAGGAACGATCCTGTGGGCTTCGCGGGGGCACTGGAGGCATTTGACGCCAGACTGCCGGAAATGAAATCATTGCTCCATCCCGGGGATCTGATGATCATTACCGCGGATCACGGCTGCGATCCCTGCTTCCTCCAGTCCACGGACCATACCCGGGAATATATCCCGATCCTGGCGTGGACACCCGGCATGAACACCGCGGCAGACCTGGGCGTACGCAGCACTTTTGCGGACATCGGCGCGACCTGTGCCGAATGGCTGGGACTGCCGGACCGCTTCGGAGCGGAATCCTTCGCAAAGGCCCTGAAGGAATAAACACTGAATAATCAAAGGATAGGAATAGGTATGAATAAACTGAAAGCACTGCTGCCGGTTCTTCTGATTCTGCTTCTGCTGCTGGCCGTGGTTCCGGCGACAGCGGAAGAGGCAGAAAACCTGACTGGCGGACTGACCGTAAAGACTGTGGACAAGCCCGGGAAGATCAGCTGTATTACCGACGGTAAATACACCACTTTCTGGGAAAGCAGCAAGCAGAAGAATCCCTGGGTGATTCTTTCTTCCGACCAGCCGATCTACGGCCTGTATCTGTGCTTCCAGAAGATGCCGGATACCTATGTGATCCAGAAACAGAGCGGCGATGACTGGATTACCGTGGCAGAAGGCGGAACCCCCCATTATCACCATGCTTTCTTTGAACTGGACGGGGTAAAGAAAATCCGGATCCTGTCCACCATGGAAAAGAAAAACTCCATGGGTTTCAATGAAATCTATGCCTTTGGCAAAGGCGAAGTGCCGGACTGGGTTCAGCGCTGGGAAGATCCGGTGGAGAAGGCAGATCTGCTGGTGCTGGTTGCCCATCCGGATGATGAACTGCTGTTTACGGGCGGTGCCATTCCGGTTTACAACACGGAACAGGGAAGACAGGTTGAAGTAGCCTATCTGACATACAGCAACACCACCAGGCGCAGCGAAGCGCTGAACGGCCTGTGGGCCATGGGTGTGCGGCACTATCCCGTGTTCGGCGGTTTTGCGGACAACTATGCCAATACCGGCAAAGTGAAAGACGCCTACAAAAATGCCGGCGGCAAGGATAAAGTGCTGGACTGGGTAACGGAACTGTACCGGCGTTTCCGGCCGGAAGTGGTGGTTACCCACGCGGAGAACGGAGAATACGGCCATCCGCAGCATAAGATGGTTGTTGACGCTGCTGTGGAATGCTTTGAGCGGGCTGCAGATCCCATGAAATCCCCTGATTCCTACCAGGCTTTCGATACCTGGCAGGTGAAGAAACTGTACCTGCATCAGTATGGAGAAGAAGCAGAGCAGACTGTACTGGACTGGGATCAGCCGCTGAAGGCCTTTGACGGCAGAACCGGTGCCCAGATGGCGGCGGAAGCTTTTAAACTGCATGCCAGCCAGCAGGGCATGGGTTCCAAGATCAAAGGAAAATTCGTGGAGTTTACCGTGGAGGAAACCGGCGCGAAAATGTATCCTTACGATCATTTCGGCCTGCGCAGCACTACGGTCGGACCGGATGAAGCTAAAAATGATTTCCTGGAGCATATTGACACAGTTGATCTGACGCACGCGGAAAAGGTTCCGGCAGAAACAAAAGAGGACGAACCGGCTCGGGGCGAAACGGAAGAAGAGCCGGATACTGAAGAGCCGGACGAGGAAGAGATTCCGGAGGAACCTGAGACAGAGGAAACTGAAGAGCCTGAACAGGCAGAAGAGGCTGAAACAGAGAAGCCTTCCACAGGGACAGCCCAGGCATTTGCCGATGTGAAAGCCCCGGAATGGGCGAATGTGGAACTGAACAGCCGCGGCTTCCTGGACGAAGGAGAATATGTATACGCTGATGATGAGAACGGCCGGTACATCTACGTCAACCAGACCATCCGTGTTGTAATCAACCGGACGATTGAGGAGCCGGATCCGAAACATCCTTTCTACTGCTTCAAAGCACACATCTGGTGCGATACCAAGGCGGGTGAACTGCCGGTAACGGTATATAACAATCCGGAAAAGCCGAAGAGCGGCAAGGAGTTCATGCGCAACATCGCACTGAACAACAATGTGGTGTTTGCCACTACAACAGA is a genomic window containing:
- the tsaE gene encoding tRNA (adenosine(37)-N6)-threonylcarbamoyltransferase complex ATPase subunit type 1 TsaE, whose product is MNTVITNSAAETRALGKRLAEQLKAGDVILLEGDLGAGKSEFARGVAKGLGVTETVTSPSFTILNVYESGKLPLYHFDWYRLESSEELYELGMDEYLGGNGIALVEWPAQCPDAVPEECLRIRITATGENSRQIETEPCGGFRMITLE
- the tsaB gene encoding tRNA (adenosine(37)-N6)-threonylcarbamoyltransferase complex dimerization subunit type 1 TsaB; the encoded protein is MKILVIDTSGPVCGTAVMDEEKVYSEFTAQNKNTHSASLMPMIEAALNAAGKEIGELDAVAAVTGPGSFTGVRIGVATAKGLAHGAGLPCIPVDALEALSESAGEFDGIVCPIQDARAGQVYGAAFRKGERLTGDAPMKLEEYLDTVEALGERFLFIGDGAPVHKQAITARLGDRAEFAPAFRGYLRPSAAGSIALRKGGETDYLGLQATYLRPPNAQKNKKLLEAMGHE
- the rimI gene encoding ribosomal protein S18-alanine N-acetyltransferase — translated: MSEPVIRFMRLKDVDQVAEIEQATFARPWSRESFRQEVTRNAVARYLVAEEDGKILGYAGAWIILDESHITNIAVREEARGRGIGKKLTAELLQVLSNLGASYATLEVRVSNLRAQNLYKSLGFVSVGKRKRYYEDNNEDAFLMVCEHMPEVDPDYTEEPWIEKEDEQ
- a CDS encoding phosphopentomutase; translated protein: MSRVFLTVLDAVGTGEAPDAADYGDVGANTLGHVIAACNPKLPNMAEMGLGRIPGTGYAWDGPVKGAYGRGREVSKGKDTTSGHWEIAGVQVKTAFPTFPEGFPASFMEAYEKAIGYKCIGNKTASGTVILEELGEEHLKNHTPIVYTSADSVFQIACHEELFPPEKLYEFCRIAREMLQGELGVGRVIARPFVGQPGSFKRTGNRRDFSLPPCGRTLADAVKEAGMESIGVGKIEDILAHQGLTKSDHAAGNPACMDALIRFMKTDFDGLCFTNLVDTDSVYGHRNDPVGFAGALEAFDARLPEMKSLLHPGDLMIITADHGCDPCFLQSTDHTREYIPILAWTPGMNTAADLGVRSTFADIGATCAEWLGLPDRFGAESFAKALKE
- a CDS encoding phosphodiester glycosidase family protein, with the translated sequence MNKLKALLPVLLILLLLLAVVPATAEEAENLTGGLTVKTVDKPGKISCITDGKYTTFWESSKQKNPWVILSSDQPIYGLYLCFQKMPDTYVIQKQSGDDWITVAEGGTPHYHHAFFELDGVKKIRILSTMEKKNSMGFNEIYAFGKGEVPDWVQRWEDPVEKADLLVLVAHPDDELLFTGGAIPVYNTEQGRQVEVAYLTYSNTTRRSEALNGLWAMGVRHYPVFGGFADNYANTGKVKDAYKNAGGKDKVLDWVTELYRRFRPEVVVTHAENGEYGHPQHKMVVDAAVECFERAADPMKSPDSYQAFDTWQVKKLYLHQYGEEAEQTVLDWDQPLKAFDGRTGAQMAAEAFKLHASQQGMGSKIKGKFVEFTVEETGAKMYPYDHFGLRSTTVGPDEAKNDFLEHIDTVDLTHAEKVPAETKEDEPARGETEEEPDTEEPDEEEIPEEPETEETEEPEQAEEAETEKPSTGTAQAFADVKAPEWANVELNSRGFLDEGEYVYADDENGRYIYVNQTIRVVINRTIEEPDPKHPFYCFKAHIWCDTKAGELPVTVYNNPEKPKSGKEFMRNIALNNNVVFATTTDYYIYRIKQKYPTGIEVRNGEVIFDDPHKLEYIKGSMPTYETLALYADGHGDSLPNPEKSAGQYVEEGATQVYSFGPCLVKNGKLTEYALNLTNTSYHPRLAIGVVENGHYVVVMCEGRIKRSKGVQMAYLAELMMQEGCTIAVNMDGGQSAAVAFMGHQLNQVWSSQPNGREQADILAFGTSGQVGSFEMADEFKTKRKK